From the genome of Shewanella sp. Choline-02u-19, one region includes:
- a CDS encoding LysE family translocator — protein MIFDTWLLYLFAILLIAISPGTMAVLSMGHGIHYGKSRCLATALGSVTSALILMMASAAGLGALLNATEYGFTILKWCGGAYLLFLGIKLLLTKADGQGLKLAQAKGNGAPLQLFKQAFLVGISNPKDLLFFAALFPQFIDITLPQGPQLAILALTWAIVDFSFVMIYACMANVLAPTLKSSNKLHWFDRTSGGVFITLAAILLIR, from the coding sequence ATGATTTTTGATACTTGGCTGCTGTACCTTTTCGCCATTCTGCTTATTGCTATCTCCCCCGGCACTATGGCCGTGTTATCGATGGGGCACGGTATTCATTATGGTAAAAGCCGCTGCTTAGCGACCGCTTTAGGTAGCGTGACTTCCGCACTCATACTGATGATGGCATCCGCCGCGGGTTTAGGTGCGTTATTAAATGCAACAGAGTATGGCTTCACGATATTGAAATGGTGTGGTGGCGCTTATTTACTCTTTCTAGGCATAAAACTACTGCTCACCAAAGCTGATGGGCAAGGCCTCAAGCTAGCGCAAGCAAAAGGAAATGGAGCGCCTCTGCAGCTATTTAAACAGGCCTTTTTAGTCGGGATAAGCAATCCAAAGGATCTACTCTTTTTTGCTGCTTTATTCCCACAGTTTATCGATATCACCCTGCCGCAAGGGCCACAGTTAGCTATATTGGCGCTAACCTGGGCGATAGTCGACTTTAGCTTCGTTATGATTTATGCGTGTATGGCAAATGTACTTGCGCCAACACTAAAATCCAGCAACAAACTGCATTGGTTTGATCGCACCAGCGGCGGGGTATTTATTACCCTCGCCGCCATTTTATTGATCCGTTAA
- a CDS encoding lysophospholipid acyltransferase family protein translates to MFQSFFKFLLKASGWKISGALPTDHQYIAIVGPHTSNWDFVIGLVARGAMGAKVNFLGKHQLFIPPWGWFFRAMGGTPVDRRKNNNLVDAVVEIFNSNANFSLALAPEGTRSPVARWKTGFYHIASKAQVPIVTVGLDFGSKTVVIPEGKDTTDDIQQDMDNIIAFYRSIKGRHPKVIPDFQR, encoded by the coding sequence ATGTTTCAATCATTTTTCAAATTCTTACTCAAAGCCAGCGGCTGGAAAATATCGGGTGCATTGCCAACCGATCATCAATATATCGCTATCGTCGGTCCGCATACCAGTAATTGGGATTTTGTCATTGGCCTAGTCGCGCGTGGCGCTATGGGAGCCAAGGTTAACTTTTTGGGTAAACATCAGCTTTTTATTCCGCCTTGGGGTTGGTTCTTCCGCGCAATGGGCGGCACGCCCGTAGACAGAAGAAAGAATAATAACTTGGTCGATGCCGTCGTTGAGATCTTTAATAGCAATGCGAACTTTAGCTTAGCACTCGCACCTGAAGGTACACGTAGCCCAGTAGCACGTTGGAAAACGGGGTTTTATCATATCGCCAGTAAAGCTCAAGTCCCCATCGTCACTGTGGGGTTAGATTTTGGCAGTAAGACCGTTGTCATTCCTGAAGGCAAAGACACCACCGATGATATCCAACAAGATATGGATAATATCATCGCTTTCTATCGCTCCATTAAGGGACGTCATCCCAAAGTGATCCCTGATTTCCAGCGCTAA
- a CDS encoding YybH family protein has translation MFKKGFSVLLLCLAFNANAVPTDDIANVLAGQAAAWNQGDLDEYMQGYWHNEKMRFVSNGKFRYGWEETLAAYKKHYPDKATLGKLTFTIKETKMLSNYAAIVVGRWALERAKDNPNGVFTLLVEKIDDRWVITHDHTSD, from the coding sequence ATGTTTAAAAAAGGGTTCAGCGTTTTACTACTATGTTTAGCATTTAACGCGAATGCGGTACCGACGGATGATATTGCTAATGTTTTGGCTGGACAAGCAGCAGCTTGGAACCAGGGGGACTTAGACGAATACATGCAAGGCTATTGGCATAACGAAAAAATGCGCTTTGTATCTAATGGCAAGTTTCGCTATGGCTGGGAAGAAACCCTTGCTGCATATAAAAAGCATTACCCAGATAAAGCAACCTTGGGTAAGCTGACTTTCACTATCAAAGAAACTAAAATGTTGAGCAATTATGCGGCGATTGTTGTTGGCCGCTGGGCGCTTGAGCGAGCTAAAGATAATCCCAATGGTGTTTTTACCCTGTTAGTAGAGAAGATAGATGATCGCTGGGTGATAACCCATGATCACACTTCTGATTAG
- a CDS encoding NRDE family protein, whose product MCILFVALEAHPEYPLIICANRDEFHHRPTEPAHFWPSHDQLLAGKDLEAGGTWLGVNQHGMVAGLTNIRDPELIQSDMRSRGELVLNALMDGGIDEPWLTRYSPFYNPFNLLYGDEQALYCFDSRSQQLMQLTAGFHSISNGALDDIWPKMSRGTQAIQAHITNNSIPCIDSLLAIMKDGTQAPDAELPKTGVSLEWERHLSSIYIHHQEYGTRSTSIILKDKHGKVQFSEVRYDGKGRDLGRDDFTL is encoded by the coding sequence ATGTGCATTCTATTTGTCGCCCTCGAGGCGCACCCTGAATACCCACTGATTATTTGCGCCAATCGTGATGAATTTCATCATCGCCCGACCGAACCCGCTCATTTCTGGCCCAGTCATGACCAGCTACTCGCAGGCAAAGATCTAGAGGCGGGTGGCACTTGGCTTGGTGTTAATCAACATGGCATGGTTGCGGGGTTAACCAATATTCGCGACCCTGAGTTAATTCAGTCAGATATGAGAAGCCGCGGGGAATTAGTCCTAAATGCGCTAATGGACGGTGGCATAGATGAGCCATGGTTAACACGTTATAGCCCATTCTATAATCCATTTAACCTGCTATATGGCGATGAACAGGCGCTATATTGTTTTGATAGCCGTAGCCAACAACTCATGCAACTTACGGCTGGATTTCACTCTATCAGTAACGGCGCACTTGATGATATATGGCCAAAAATGTCACGCGGTACTCAAGCGATTCAAGCGCACATAACCAATAACAGTATCCCCTGTATTGATTCGCTGTTGGCCATTATGAAGGACGGGACACAGGCTCCAGATGCCGAATTACCAAAAACAGGGGTAAGTTTAGAGTGGGAACGCCACCTTTCATCGATCTATATTCACCACCAAGAGTACGGTACCCGTTCAACCAGTATTATTCTGAAAGACAAGCATGGAAAAGTGCAGTTTTCTGAAGTGCGTTATGATGGCAAAGGCAGGGATCTAGGCCGGGATGATTTTACCTTATAA
- a CDS encoding metal transporter, whose amino-acid sequence MLYLLASCIALLLGPLFYRFFSSGTGLQKGLDGFIFVSLGGLVLIHILPELLEHGGFLAIVFVIIGIWGPTLSERLFHRYSEVTHNLTLILGVGGLLLHTITDGGAMILAQQDGNSPLLALGIILHRLPVGVAIWWLLKPQVGSRWAMLVLTGMMLLTGIGYFAGEQFLSHLSLENTVYLQAFVTGSILHVVLHQPHGQPNTDKQGRFEYHAGIGSLLGIGLLFLLLMMDSGGNDHQHSHSTEHLLDWMLTIAPILLLSYAVASIRFYFGLTPQNKALGQRWLQRLLGPEAIIITGLLLGPIFALIQAISVVLIGALLTYCKVEPTDPHDSLPTSAVRFGFAHLVDRSAPWIVLSLILANLIGHPAVPLSNPIVQVAVLLLVFLPMRFCNLGAAVLSLSLAYSGWTTTAVMLPLIAAPIINFAQLKLMGWPQRVALFVLLFGLLAVIEWIQPQWQALGHLPHLLNSMSLWVVAALFAASLLRLGPRKFMSRLMLLKTKPHAHEHNHDNGHHH is encoded by the coding sequence ATGCTGTATCTCTTAGCTAGCTGTATCGCACTATTATTAGGACCCTTGTTTTACCGGTTTTTTTCATCGGGAACGGGGTTACAAAAAGGCCTAGACGGATTCATATTCGTTTCACTGGGCGGCTTAGTGCTGATCCATATTTTACCCGAACTTTTAGAGCACGGTGGCTTTCTGGCTATTGTGTTTGTCATCATTGGTATTTGGGGGCCCACGCTGAGCGAACGCTTATTTCATCGTTACTCTGAAGTCACCCATAACCTGACCCTTATCCTTGGTGTTGGTGGATTACTGCTGCATACCATTACTGATGGCGGTGCAATGATTTTGGCCCAGCAAGACGGTAACTCACCGCTGCTTGCCCTCGGTATTATCTTGCATCGCTTGCCTGTTGGTGTCGCTATCTGGTGGCTGCTAAAGCCTCAAGTTGGCAGCCGTTGGGCGATGTTAGTTTTGACCGGTATGATGCTGCTAACGGGCATTGGCTACTTTGCTGGCGAACAGTTCTTGTCGCATCTAAGTCTGGAAAATACGGTTTATTTACAGGCGTTTGTTACAGGTTCCATATTGCACGTTGTGTTGCATCAACCCCATGGTCAACCCAATACAGATAAACAGGGTCGATTTGAGTACCACGCGGGGATAGGAAGTTTACTCGGTATCGGACTGCTCTTTCTGCTATTAATGATGGACTCTGGTGGAAATGATCATCAGCACAGTCATTCAACTGAACATCTATTGGATTGGATGCTCACCATTGCGCCGATCTTATTACTCAGCTATGCCGTTGCGAGCATTCGTTTTTACTTTGGGCTAACACCTCAAAATAAGGCGCTCGGTCAACGCTGGTTACAACGACTACTAGGCCCTGAAGCGATCATCATTACCGGCTTGTTGCTCGGACCTATTTTCGCGCTCATCCAAGCGATTTCAGTCGTTTTGATAGGTGCGTTGTTAACTTACTGCAAAGTTGAACCAACAGATCCCCATGACTCATTGCCAACCTCTGCGGTGCGTTTTGGTTTTGCCCACTTAGTTGACCGCAGTGCGCCTTGGATTGTGCTTAGCCTTATTTTAGCCAACTTAATTGGTCATCCAGCAGTGCCTTTATCCAACCCAATAGTGCAAGTTGCTGTATTACTATTGGTGTTTTTACCGATGCGTTTTTGTAATCTCGGCGCCGCGGTACTATCACTTTCATTGGCTTATAGCGGCTGGACGACAACAGCAGTAATGTTGCCATTAATTGCCGCACCCATTATCAACTTCGCGCAGTTAAAGTTAATGGGTTGGCCACAAAGAGTGGCCTTGTTTGTTCTCCTCTTCGGCTTACTTGCCGTTATTGAATGGATCCAACCGCAATGGCAGGCATTGGGGCATTTACCACACCTACTCAACAGTATGAGTCTTTGGGTGGTTGCCGCCTTGTTTGCAGCCAGCTTACTTCGCTTAGGCCCGCGTAAATTTATGAGCCGACTCATGTTACTTAAAACGAAGCCGCACGCTCATGAGCACAACCACGACAATGGTCATCATCACTAA
- a CDS encoding YhgN family NAAT transporter: protein MDTFSAAVMLFLIMDPLGNLPIFASILRHIEPKKRRRVLIRELLFALAIMMLFLFAGEAILNFLNLRSESVSIAGGIILFLIAIRMIFPQPGGVVGLAAGEEPFIVPMAIPLMAGPSVLAALILLAHTDGSRMMDWTVALLAAWGLSAIILLFYKVFTKVLGEKGLTAVERLMGMVLVMISVQMFLDGIASYMKAL from the coding sequence ATGGATACTTTCTCAGCGGCAGTCATGCTATTTCTCATTATGGACCCGTTGGGCAACTTACCCATATTTGCCTCCATCTTAAGGCACATCGAGCCAAAAAAGCGTCGTCGCGTGTTGATCCGTGAATTGCTTTTTGCATTAGCTATTATGATGTTGTTCTTGTTTGCGGGTGAAGCGATCCTTAATTTCCTTAACCTACGTTCAGAATCAGTGAGTATTGCGGGCGGTATTATTCTGTTTTTGATCGCCATTAGAATGATTTTTCCACAGCCTGGTGGCGTTGTCGGACTGGCAGCAGGTGAAGAGCCCTTCATTGTGCCAATGGCTATTCCATTGATGGCGGGACCTTCGGTGTTGGCGGCGCTCATCTTGCTCGCTCATACCGATGGCAGCAGAATGATGGACTGGACCGTTGCATTACTTGCCGCGTGGGGATTAAGTGCCATCATTCTATTGTTTTATAAAGTCTTTACTAAAGTGTTAGGAGAAAAAGGTTTAACGGCAGTAGAACGGCTGATGGGCATGGTGCTAGTGATGATATCGGTGCAGATGTTCCTCGATGGCATTGCAAGTTATATGAAGGCACTCTAG
- a CDS encoding MGH1-like glycoside hydrolase domain-containing protein, producing the protein MITCLLLCAASLTSIDSVDYQNLLPYQGVPTSMEQRDNKGNLSIGSVYVDQGAWHGFHLPNSAEYYGSFTGPLFIAQEYSLHLSDSLQRLQLINVTTDKFLSFDSAAKIDIHSQPDGLVQTYTWSDIKVSLKLSYSDNRTATVMTELTNLSNRDQQWQLVWRGQPFASHPEQPQHSLISETESSANHISWHFKPVMQTWRMQLADAQYQLWFDRDMAIRINAQSGYLAIAEPVTIAAKQSYLFKSAQRYFHNEKEAQAHTDPDWQQIEQQLVNNRQRWQSRMDKLLVGGDKTARQLAVKSMQTIIHNWRSPAGALLHDGITPSITYKWFNGVWAWDTWKQAVAVARFEPELAKSNVLAMFDYQYTEQDKVRPQDAGSLPDAIFYNQDSERGGEGGNWNERNGKPPLAAWAVWQIYQQDGDREFINSMYPKLVAYHQWWYRNRDNNDNGLAEYGANLHPAHINDDGELNVEAIIEAAAWESGMDNAPRFDADASLQVWQNSQGGKVVGYSVSQESVDLNAYLYAEKRFLQQMAKVLELDADVQKWDVEAERLAKQIQMQMYDPESGFFYDIRYTATDSELMIDKGKGVEGWLPLWAGAASNAQAKIIVDRHLNQQQFGTKMPFPTVSADSPHFAAAQYWRGPVWLDQALFGLQGIARYGYHEQAQRLALQLVTEGEGIIGQSPIRENYHPITGEGLHCTNFSWSASVLLLIYDAWLSGPE; encoded by the coding sequence ATGATTACCTGCCTACTGCTTTGTGCTGCAAGTCTGACCTCCATCGATTCTGTTGATTATCAAAATTTGCTGCCTTATCAGGGAGTGCCAACTTCAATGGAGCAGCGAGATAACAAAGGTAACTTGAGCATAGGCTCTGTATATGTCGATCAAGGCGCATGGCATGGTTTTCATCTGCCCAACTCTGCTGAGTACTATGGCAGCTTCACCGGGCCGCTGTTTATTGCGCAAGAGTATAGTCTGCACCTTAGCGATAGTTTGCAACGCTTACAGCTGATCAACGTCACTACTGATAAGTTCTTATCTTTTGATAGTGCCGCCAAAATTGATATTCACAGCCAGCCCGATGGGCTGGTTCAAACCTATACATGGTCAGATATAAAAGTCAGTTTGAAACTGAGTTATAGCGACAACCGCACTGCAACGGTGATGACTGAGCTGACAAATCTTTCAAACCGCGATCAGCAATGGCAGTTAGTATGGCGTGGCCAACCTTTTGCCAGTCACCCAGAACAACCACAACACTCGCTCATTTCTGAGACTGAATCGAGCGCAAATCATATCAGCTGGCACTTTAAGCCGGTGATGCAAACATGGCGTATGCAACTCGCGGATGCCCAATATCAGCTTTGGTTTGACCGTGATATGGCGATTAGAATTAATGCCCAGTCGGGTTATTTGGCCATTGCTGAACCTGTCACGATTGCTGCCAAGCAATCTTATTTATTCAAAAGCGCACAGCGTTATTTTCATAACGAGAAAGAGGCACAAGCGCATACTGATCCCGATTGGCAACAGATAGAGCAACAGCTAGTAAACAACCGACAACGCTGGCAAAGCAGAATGGACAAGCTATTAGTCGGTGGCGATAAAACGGCACGTCAGCTTGCAGTCAAGAGTATGCAAACCATCATACATAACTGGCGCAGCCCCGCAGGTGCACTGCTGCATGATGGTATTACCCCCTCAATCACTTATAAGTGGTTTAATGGCGTGTGGGCTTGGGATACTTGGAAGCAAGCGGTTGCAGTGGCACGATTTGAGCCTGAGTTAGCTAAATCAAATGTACTGGCGATGTTTGATTACCAGTACACAGAGCAAGACAAAGTACGGCCACAAGATGCGGGAAGCTTGCCCGATGCTATTTTCTATAATCAGGACTCAGAGCGTGGTGGTGAAGGCGGAAATTGGAACGAACGCAATGGCAAGCCGCCGTTAGCTGCATGGGCGGTATGGCAGATCTATCAGCAAGATGGTGACCGTGAGTTCATTAACAGCATGTACCCGAAACTTGTTGCCTATCATCAATGGTGGTATCGCAACCGTGATAATAATGATAATGGTCTGGCGGAGTATGGTGCCAATCTTCACCCTGCGCACATTAATGATGATGGCGAGCTCAATGTCGAGGCCATTATTGAGGCTGCTGCATGGGAGTCTGGTATGGATAATGCCCCCAGGTTTGATGCCGACGCTAGCTTACAAGTGTGGCAAAACAGTCAAGGTGGCAAAGTGGTGGGCTATTCAGTGTCGCAGGAGTCGGTAGATCTTAACGCCTATCTTTATGCGGAGAAGCGCTTTTTACAGCAGATGGCAAAGGTGCTTGAGCTAGATGCAGATGTCCAAAAGTGGGATGTTGAAGCAGAGCGGCTAGCCAAACAGATCCAGATGCAGATGTATGATCCAGAATCGGGGTTCTTCTACGATATTCGCTATACCGCAACGGATAGCGAGTTGATGATCGATAAAGGCAAAGGAGTCGAAGGTTGGTTGCCATTATGGGCGGGTGCAGCATCGAATGCGCAAGCAAAAATCATTGTTGACCGTCATTTGAATCAACAGCAGTTTGGCACCAAAATGCCATTTCCAACCGTCAGTGCCGACAGTCCTCATTTTGCCGCAGCGCAATACTGGCGCGGCCCTGTCTGGCTCGATCAAGCTTTGTTTGGCTTACAAGGTATCGCTCGCTATGGTTACCACGAGCAGGCGCAAAGATTAGCATTGCAACTTGTGACCGAAGGCGAGGGGATTATTGGACAAAGTCCTATTCGCGAAAACTATCATCCAATCACTGGTGAAGGCTTGCATTGTACTAACTTTAGTTGGTCAGCCTCGGTGCTATTGCTCATCTACGATGCTTGGTTAAGCGGACCTGAGTAA
- a CDS encoding immune inhibitor A domain-containing protein gives MKGFFQKSAVISFLLSALVVMNTALAVPIYGTTADANIVDKERVLYWLIKRGEVASSASDTEKKQAVEAFIARSRGARKISLREARYEAARLQQKKQTNKFVSFTAAQTQSITNKTVKVLAVLIDFPDLPYDKNGLSSSDTSMYYSAYTAEHYNNLLFSTNGYAGPTGQTLMTGYEYYQAESGGSFFFTGDVKGWYRAANNAAAYGGNDDADDDIGAIELVKEAVSAATAQMSSTELATYDVEDPFDVNQNGNLNEPDGEIDHVMIFHSSIGEETGGGMLGADAIWSHRSSITPYTIPGTSMKLSSYTIQPIDAALGVCVHEFGHDLGLPDEYDISAKGKGSPVGFWSVMASGSWSGAIRGTEPTGFSPYARSYLQGKYQGNWVSEQKVLLNTLDSSGLDIALVEAVNHDQVNQVSLAIPAEEVSFTAPYAGDYQFYSDQGDMINHAMSFDIELPVATPLTLLMKAHWSIELDYDYAQIMVDGIALEGRYTKASNGRNSARNIITGKSSDLAAAEGTNGWVELEYDLSPYAGRNVRLAINYVTDQAVGDYGIVIDDISINQADTVVLFNGAETLTDIAYAGFLRVTDTRPGKDRRYIVQLRSLQGVDKGLKSQRYDPGVVLWLENNDYSSNEVSKHAGYSLIGVVDADQNLIGSLDSEFQIRDAAFSLFNQSFFSYGGSSDEHLSANKLFDDASDYTAPLQPESGMALPELGLSIEVMTQAENSRSATVQFKYSGMTEPSTELSAVISQSQQGAQVTFTAAVSGGDGTYQYAWDFGVDGATSIEAAASYTYNNAGSYLVTLTITDGNGVEFTNSTTVNVSAVLDVGFTLTVSGLSVTFNNKSVGGSGELSYAWQFGDGATSIETSPSHTYVAAGDYNVILTVTDSLGKIGVMRGMINVASAVTTTTTQKSSSSGGGLGMLSIGLLCLLAGYRRKIMLSGRIDIWT, from the coding sequence ATGAAGGGTTTTTTCCAAAAAAGTGCCGTTATTAGCTTTTTACTGAGTGCTTTGGTCGTGATGAATACAGCGTTGGCAGTCCCCATTTATGGCACTACCGCGGATGCTAATATTGTCGATAAAGAGCGTGTTCTTTATTGGTTAATTAAGCGGGGAGAAGTCGCCAGCAGTGCATCTGATACCGAAAAAAAACAGGCTGTTGAAGCTTTTATAGCTCGTTCAAGAGGGGCGAGAAAAATATCGCTACGTGAAGCTCGGTACGAAGCGGCCCGCCTGCAGCAAAAAAAGCAAACAAATAAGTTTGTCAGTTTTACAGCTGCACAAACACAAAGTATCACCAACAAAACCGTTAAAGTGTTGGCGGTATTGATCGATTTCCCCGATCTCCCTTATGACAAAAATGGCTTAAGCAGTAGTGATACCTCTATGTATTACAGCGCTTATACTGCTGAACATTATAACAACTTACTGTTTTCGACCAATGGTTATGCTGGCCCAACAGGGCAAACGTTAATGACAGGCTATGAGTATTATCAGGCTGAATCGGGTGGTAGTTTCTTTTTTACCGGTGACGTTAAAGGCTGGTACCGAGCGGCAAATAACGCGGCAGCTTATGGTGGAAACGATGATGCAGATGATGATATTGGGGCAATAGAGCTGGTTAAAGAAGCCGTGAGTGCCGCCACAGCCCAGATGAGTAGTACTGAATTAGCGACTTATGATGTTGAAGACCCGTTTGACGTTAACCAAAATGGTAACTTAAACGAACCTGATGGTGAGATAGATCATGTGATGATTTTCCACTCCAGTATTGGTGAAGAAACAGGGGGAGGAATGTTAGGTGCCGATGCTATTTGGTCGCATCGTTCATCAATCACTCCGTACACTATCCCTGGAACCAGTATGAAGCTGTCTAGTTATACTATTCAGCCTATCGATGCGGCACTGGGGGTATGCGTACATGAATTCGGTCATGATCTTGGCCTACCAGATGAATACGATATTAGCGCTAAAGGCAAAGGCTCACCCGTCGGTTTTTGGTCAGTTATGGCTTCAGGTAGTTGGTCAGGTGCCATTCGAGGTACCGAACCCACTGGATTTAGCCCTTATGCACGTTCATACCTACAAGGTAAATATCAAGGCAATTGGGTGTCTGAGCAAAAAGTTTTGCTAAACACACTCGACTCATCGGGACTGGATATCGCCTTAGTTGAGGCGGTGAATCATGATCAAGTTAATCAGGTGTCACTGGCTATCCCTGCTGAGGAAGTTAGTTTTACCGCCCCTTATGCGGGGGATTACCAATTTTATTCTGATCAAGGTGACATGATTAATCATGCGATGTCGTTTGATATTGAACTCCCCGTGGCGACACCGTTAACACTATTGATGAAAGCGCATTGGAGTATTGAGTTAGATTATGATTATGCTCAAATTATGGTTGATGGTATTGCGCTGGAAGGGCGTTACACCAAAGCCAGCAATGGAAGAAATTCAGCACGTAACATCATAACGGGCAAGTCGAGTGATTTGGCTGCGGCCGAAGGGACCAATGGCTGGGTCGAGCTCGAGTATGATTTAAGTCCTTATGCTGGACGCAATGTACGCTTAGCAATCAATTACGTTACTGATCAAGCCGTTGGAGATTACGGTATTGTGATTGATGATATCAGCATTAATCAAGCTGATACCGTGGTGTTATTCAATGGCGCGGAAACCTTAACGGATATTGCTTACGCCGGTTTTTTACGTGTCACTGATACGCGACCAGGTAAAGATCGTCGCTACATTGTTCAGCTACGGAGTCTCCAAGGCGTTGATAAAGGTTTGAAGAGTCAACGTTACGACCCTGGGGTGGTGCTTTGGTTAGAGAACAATGATTACAGTTCAAATGAAGTCAGCAAACATGCAGGCTACAGCTTGATTGGAGTTGTTGATGCCGATCAGAATTTGATTGGCAGTTTAGATTCTGAGTTTCAGATCCGTGATGCTGCGTTTAGCCTCTTTAACCAATCATTTTTCAGCTATGGCGGCTCGTCTGATGAGCATTTATCGGCTAACAAGCTATTTGATGACGCCAGCGATTATACGGCGCCGCTTCAGCCTGAGTCTGGCATGGCATTACCTGAGCTCGGTTTATCGATAGAGGTGATGACACAAGCAGAAAATAGTCGCAGCGCGACTGTGCAGTTTAAATATAGTGGGATGACTGAGCCGTCGACAGAGTTGAGCGCTGTTATTTCTCAAAGCCAACAGGGCGCTCAAGTTACCTTTACGGCAGCTGTCAGTGGTGGTGATGGCACTTACCAATATGCGTGGGACTTTGGTGTCGATGGTGCAACGAGCATTGAGGCGGCGGCTAGCTATACCTACAATAATGCAGGCAGCTATTTAGTCACACTGACCATTACTGACGGCAATGGCGTTGAGTTTACCAATAGCACGACGGTGAATGTTAGCGCAGTGCTAGATGTTGGTTTTACATTAACCGTGAGTGGTCTGTCGGTGACCTTTAATAATAAATCGGTGGGTGGCAGCGGTGAGCTGAGCTATGCATGGCAATTTGGCGATGGCGCGACCAGTATCGAGACATCTCCATCACATACATACGTAGCAGCAGGCGACTATAATGTAATACTCACCGTAACGGATAGTCTAGGTAAAATCGGTGTTATGAGAGGTATGATCAACGTCGCGTCAGCAGTGACAACCACCACGACTCAGAAGAGTAGTTCCAGCGGGGGCGGTTTAGGCATGTTATCGATAGGGCTCTTATGTTTGCTTGCGGGTTATCGCCGTAAAATTATGCTGAGTGGCCGAATAGACATTTGGACTTAG
- a CDS encoding chorismate--pyruvate lyase family protein, whose translation MSVTRLSFPYGESIKWISPEKITNLPSPPFKDWLLSTSSLTEKLKAQCQHFEVKVLGEDTLSPLTNEYPDYQQVWIREVLLVLDGVPWIFARTLIPGRLLEKKQQDFLGLGTRPLGELLYSKDEFTPGRIEIAHFEACSKIAKLAESLDQDTSHALWGRRRYFQHEQEQLIVSEIFLPAAQKAIAALTN comes from the coding sequence ATGAGTGTGACTAGGTTAAGCTTCCCCTATGGTGAATCAATTAAGTGGATTTCACCAGAAAAAATAACTAATTTGCCTTCGCCGCCTTTTAAAGATTGGTTGCTAAGCACCAGTAGTTTGACTGAAAAGCTAAAAGCTCAATGCCAACATTTCGAAGTAAAAGTACTAGGTGAAGACACCCTTTCACCGCTGACCAACGAGTATCCCGATTATCAACAAGTGTGGATCCGTGAGGTATTGTTAGTCTTGGATGGCGTACCTTGGATTTTTGCTCGTACATTAATCCCTGGACGTTTGCTCGAAAAAAAGCAGCAGGACTTTCTGGGCTTAGGTACGAGACCGTTAGGGGAGTTGCTCTATTCTAAAGATGAATTCACTCCGGGCAGAATTGAAATTGCACATTTTGAGGCTTGTAGCAAAATAGCCAAACTCGCCGAATCGTTAGACCAAGATACCAGCCATGCACTTTGGGGGCGTCGACGTTATTTCCAACATGAACAAGAACAACTCATTGTGAGTGAAATATTCCTACCAGCCGCTCAAAAGGCCATTGCGGCACTCACAAATTAA
- a CDS encoding flagellar basal body-associated protein FliL encodes MKTIIAILLLGLSSFSLFAANDKPLEEYAYYGFEPEIVTNYISNRNKLGYVRLSVELMVKNPEDLVSLERHDPLLRAAIVEILGNQTEDKVKSLTGKEEIRRECYEMVNRLLEQETGKDLVVNLLFTKYLYD; translated from the coding sequence ATGAAAACAATTATCGCGATATTACTCTTAGGTTTAAGCAGCTTTAGTCTGTTTGCTGCGAATGACAAACCGCTAGAGGAATACGCTTATTACGGTTTTGAGCCTGAAATCGTCACTAACTACATATCTAATCGAAATAAGCTGGGCTATGTCAGGCTTAGCGTTGAGTTAATGGTAAAAAATCCTGAAGATTTAGTGAGTTTGGAAAGACACGATCCGTTATTACGAGCCGCGATCGTAGAGATTTTGGGTAATCAAACTGAAGACAAAGTGAAGTCGTTGACTGGTAAAGAGGAAATTAGGCGAGAGTGCTATGAGATGGTCAATCGCCTACTAGAACAAGAAACAGGTAAAGATCTGGTGGTTAATCTACTTTTTACTAAATATCTATACGATTAA